In Natronomonas halophila, one DNA window encodes the following:
- a CDS encoding amphi-Trp domain-containing protein — translation MPEEQLFKTEERRTRADIADALVDAAEEIEAGTVQLGSGTDRRSVEVPEEAAFEVELERMTDSETGEVYLELEYELSWTE, via the coding sequence ATGCCCGAAGAACAACTATTCAAGACCGAGGAACGGCGGACGCGCGCCGACATCGCCGACGCGCTCGTCGACGCCGCCGAGGAAATCGAGGCGGGGACGGTGCAACTGGGAAGCGGAACCGACCGACGGTCCGTCGAGGTGCCCGAGGAGGCGGCCTTCGAGGTCGAACTCGAACGGATGACGGATTCGGAGACCGGCGAAGTGTATCTCGAACTCGAGTACGAACTCTCCTGGACCGAGTAG
- a CDS encoding ZIP family metal transporter, whose protein sequence is MGLLANLSLVFVAGFITALATGLGALPFFFFEDISDRWNVVLWGFASGIMLSASLFGLVEEGLAEGTPLEIIAGMAVGVVLVVVAHEVLMDADLDARDYEEADFKKLVLILGILTVHSFPEGVAVGVAFADLNLGTGPAVLGFTVPVLAIFMTVAISIHNVPEGTAIAIPLRAMAVPEWKMVWWAVFSSLPQPVGAVIAFGFVRIARRFLPFGFGFAAGAMIYLVLSEFVPEALDTGADLPRGGRPELLGGVVAGVLLMIPLLFV, encoded by the coding sequence GTGGGACTCCTCGCTAACCTCTCGCTGGTGTTCGTCGCCGGGTTCATCACCGCCTTAGCGACCGGTCTCGGCGCGCTACCGTTCTTCTTCTTCGAGGATATCAGCGACCGGTGGAACGTCGTCCTCTGGGGCTTCGCCTCGGGCATCATGCTCTCGGCATCGCTGTTCGGCCTCGTTGAGGAAGGGCTGGCCGAGGGAACGCCGCTGGAAATCATCGCGGGGATGGCCGTCGGCGTCGTGCTCGTCGTCGTCGCCCACGAGGTGCTGATGGACGCCGACCTCGATGCCCGCGACTACGAGGAAGCCGATTTCAAGAAACTCGTTCTCATCCTCGGCATCCTGACGGTCCACAGTTTCCCCGAGGGCGTCGCCGTTGGCGTCGCCTTCGCGGACCTGAACCTCGGGACCGGCCCCGCAGTCCTCGGATTTACCGTGCCGGTGCTGGCCATCTTCATGACCGTCGCCATCTCGATTCACAACGTTCCCGAGGGGACGGCCATCGCGATTCCGCTACGGGCGATGGCGGTCCCCGAATGGAAGATGGTCTGGTGGGCCGTCTTCTCGAGTCTGCCACAGCCGGTCGGCGCCGTCATCGCCTTCGGGTTCGTCCGCATCGCCCGTCGGTTCCTCCCCTTCGGGTTCGGCTTCGCGGCCGGCGCGATGATTTACCTCGTCCTCTCGGAGTTCGTCCCCGAGGCGCTGGATACCGGCGCCGACCTGCCGCGCGGCGGCCGCCCGGAACTCCTCGGCGGGGTCGTCGCCGGCGTCCTGCTCATGATTCCGCTGCTGTTCGTGTGA
- a CDS encoding cytochrome-ba3 oxidase subunit: protein MELTPRRGAFLALLALVPVAIFAFAGGEPIAGIALVNVLLIFGSLYVAFSPVPGGHGENGHGTAG, encoded by the coding sequence ATGGAACTGACACCGCGTCGGGGCGCGTTCCTCGCGCTCCTCGCGCTCGTCCCGGTCGCCATCTTCGCGTTCGCTGGCGGCGAGCCCATCGCCGGCATCGCCCTCGTGAACGTCCTGCTCATCTTCGGGAGCCTCTACGTCGCGTTCTCGCCGGTCCCCGGAGGCCACGGCGAGAACGGCCACGGCACGGCCGGCTAA
- the rtcA gene encoding RNA 3'-terminal phosphate cyclase, translating into MHEIDGAAGGGQIVRTAVTLSALSGEAVRIENIRGDRPNGGLRPQHLAAVEAAAALCDADVEGDERESETLEFDPGDVAADDVTVEVGTAGSVTLVADTVLPLATALDEAATVTITGGTDVQWSPPLDFLRYVKLPLLLGVGFDVDVSVESRGFYPVGGGEIEVTLRPSAPEALAFDERGALRRVEVYSVATEELEDPAVAGRQAAAAAEALPDVATPTDVSYVEADSTGSALVLAAVYEGGRAGFTALGEAGKPSEEVASEAVDEFQDFHDGAGAVDRRLADQLMVPLALAGGEVLAPERTDHVETNRGVIETFGYEIAVEERDEAVLLSG; encoded by the coding sequence ATGCACGAAATCGACGGCGCGGCGGGCGGCGGCCAGATCGTCCGGACCGCGGTGACGCTGTCGGCACTCTCGGGCGAGGCCGTCCGCATCGAGAACATCCGTGGCGACCGGCCGAACGGGGGGCTTCGCCCCCAGCATCTCGCGGCCGTCGAGGCTGCCGCCGCACTGTGTGACGCGGACGTCGAGGGCGACGAACGGGAATCCGAAACCCTCGAGTTCGACCCCGGCGACGTCGCGGCGGACGACGTGACGGTCGAGGTCGGCACCGCCGGCAGCGTCACGCTGGTGGCCGATACCGTCCTCCCGCTGGCGACGGCGCTCGACGAGGCGGCGACGGTGACGATAACCGGCGGCACCGACGTCCAGTGGTCGCCGCCGCTGGATTTCCTGCGCTATGTGAAACTCCCCCTCCTACTCGGTGTGGGCTTCGACGTCGACGTCTCGGTCGAATCCCGCGGCTTCTACCCGGTCGGCGGCGGCGAAATCGAGGTGACGCTCCGGCCCTCGGCACCGGAGGCACTGGCGTTCGACGAACGCGGCGCCCTCCGTCGTGTCGAGGTGTATTCGGTGGCGACCGAGGAACTCGAAGACCCGGCCGTTGCGGGCCGGCAGGCCGCGGCCGCCGCGGAGGCGCTGCCGGACGTGGCGACGCCGACCGACGTCTCCTACGTCGAGGCCGATTCGACGGGGTCGGCGCTCGTGCTGGCGGCCGTCTACGAGGGCGGCCGTGCGGGCTTCACCGCACTGGGGGAGGCCGGCAAGCCCTCCGAGGAAGTCGCCAGCGAGGCCGTCGACGAATTTCAGGACTTTCACGACGGGGCAGGCGCGGTCGACCGCCGTCTCGCCGACCAGTTGATGGTCCCGCTGGCGCTTGCCGGCGGCGAGGTGCTGGCGCCCGAACGCACCGACCACGTCGAGACGAACCGGGGGGTTATCGAGACGTTCGGCTACGAAATTGCCGTCGAGGAGCGCGACGAGGCGGTCCTGCTCTCCGGCTAA
- a CDS encoding universal stress protein, translating to MTAILIPIDGNPPSKAALEYVLAEFPEADVTVLHVIGVVDTAGEAERASGHRREQLERARADAEDLFEEVDRRAAEAGVEVATETAFGPPSRTIPNRAEEFDRVVMGEHGQSGARQILLGSVAETVVSRSPVPVTVVRGDSEEPDRRMIVPVDGSPLSREALDYACSEHDPETVTILHVIDPSEPAYSALEAIDVRQEPLHGSEEWYERAETAADELVADVRGEVSAGDVDIGTAVETGDPSQVIADRAAAGGFDHVVMGSHGRTGLDRLLLGSVAETVVHRSPVTVTVVR from the coding sequence ATGACAGCCATACTCATCCCGATAGACGGCAACCCGCCGTCGAAGGCCGCTCTCGAATACGTACTGGCCGAATTCCCCGAGGCCGATGTGACGGTACTCCACGTCATCGGGGTCGTCGATACCGCCGGGGAGGCCGAGCGGGCCTCCGGCCACCGGCGGGAGCAACTCGAACGCGCACGCGCTGATGCCGAGGATCTCTTCGAGGAGGTCGACCGCCGCGCGGCCGAGGCCGGCGTCGAGGTCGCGACCGAGACGGCCTTCGGTCCGCCCTCCCGGACCATCCCGAACCGCGCCGAGGAGTTCGACCGGGTCGTCATGGGCGAACACGGTCAGTCCGGCGCGAGACAGATACTGCTCGGCAGCGTCGCCGAGACGGTCGTCAGCCGGTCGCCCGTCCCCGTGACGGTCGTCCGCGGCGACAGCGAGGAACCGGACCGCCGGATGATCGTTCCCGTCGACGGGTCGCCGCTCTCCCGGGAAGCGCTCGACTACGCGTGTTCCGAACACGACCCCGAGACGGTGACCATCCTGCACGTTATCGACCCGTCGGAACCGGCCTACAGCGCCCTCGAAGCAATCGACGTTCGGCAGGAACCCCTCCACGGATCCGAGGAGTGGTACGAGCGGGCCGAAACGGCGGCCGACGAACTGGTGGCCGACGTCCGCGGGGAGGTCTCGGCGGGCGACGTCGACATCGGGACCGCCGTCGAGACGGGCGACCCCTCGCAGGTCATCGCCGACCGCGCGGCAGCCGGCGGCTTCGACCACGTCGTCATGGGGAGCCACGGCCGCACCGGGCTGGACCGCCTGCTGCTCGGCAGCGTCGCTGAGACCGTCGTCCATCGGTCGCCGGTCACCGTGACCGTCGTCCGGTAG
- a CDS encoding cytochrome oxidase has product MSTDTERQLGHEDFDPVGTVVLIVIYFLILVGMWVFTYFIEFLGNGPTVIG; this is encoded by the coding sequence ATGTCAACAGATACCGAACGACAACTCGGTCACGAGGATTTCGATCCGGTGGGGACGGTCGTCCTCATCGTGATTTACTTCCTCATCCTGGTGGGGATGTGGGTTTTCACCTACTTCATCGAGTTCCTCGGCAACGGGCCGACGGTGATAGGATGA
- a CDS encoding DUF7546 family protein: MAASGLARPSSVTVPVARRTAVRAVGTLLAVELLAVALYLRVTNTGVLAPRYTLYPFVWINVGVWVLLRRPAVAAARRRRLLAGAVAVAYFLLLAVAGGLLGGGGMSMPARIAWLSPGWGPALLYTGDWVSLTVIPFEVVGYAVLATLVYTVVLAGARSALAGLLGVATCVGCLWPFGAALLAVLGGVGSPLATAVPGVAYDLSTALFLLTVGMLYWAAGRAA; this comes from the coding sequence GTGGCGGCGTCCGGCCTCGCGCGCCCGTCGTCGGTGACGGTACCGGTCGCGAGACGGACCGCCGTCCGCGCCGTCGGCACGCTGCTTGCCGTCGAGTTGCTTGCGGTGGCGCTGTACCTTCGGGTCACCAACACGGGCGTCCTCGCGCCGCGATACACCCTGTATCCCTTCGTATGGATTAACGTGGGCGTCTGGGTACTGCTCCGTCGGCCGGCAGTCGCGGCCGCTCGCCGCCGTCGCCTTCTGGCGGGCGCCGTCGCAGTCGCCTACTTCCTCCTGTTGGCGGTCGCCGGCGGCCTCCTCGGAGGGGGCGGCATGTCGATGCCGGCCCGCATCGCGTGGCTGTCGCCCGGCTGGGGGCCGGCGCTGCTGTACACCGGCGACTGGGTCAGCCTGACGGTCATCCCCTTCGAGGTCGTCGGCTACGCCGTCCTCGCGACGCTGGTGTATACGGTCGTCCTCGCGGGCGCCCGCAGCGCGCTGGCTGGCCTGCTCGGCGTCGCCACCTGTGTCGGCTGTCTGTGGCCGTTCGGGGCGGCCCTGCTGGCGGTTCTCGGCGGCGTCGGCTCGCCGCTCGCGACCGCCGTGCCCGGCGTCGCCTACGACCTCTCGACGGCGCTGTTCCTCCTCACCGTCGGCATGCTCTACTGGGCGGCCGGACGGGCCGCATAG
- a CDS encoding b(o/a)3-type cytochrome-c oxidase subunit 1 → MSDELSGSELYLDRFPDEAQVVRAALWSSFVALGIGGLGGIIQALHRTNYLRIIDSADYYTVLTLHGVLLALSFTTFFLVGLFTWAVTRSLDRPMVDIRFTWTWYLVMVAGTVMAAIPILAGFVDSIPLSADVLFTFYAPLQAHPLFYAGLAVFIIGSWLAGLDFFRTWWAWRDENEGERIPLQTFMVLTTMLMWYIATLGVAISVVVFLLPWSLGVFEQVNALLTRTLFWYFGHPVVYFWLMPVYLLWYTVLPKLAGGRLFSDPLARVVFVLFLLLSTPTGIHHQYLDPGIAEGFKFIAMTNTMFLLLPSLLTAFTVVASIEHGARQRGGEGYLSWLGDLPWRDPAFTGMALAGLMFAAAGFSGMVNAGMNVNYLVHNTLWVPGHFHLTVGTAVALTFMAATYWLLPQLTRRAVYSRRIGLFQVLLWFVGMTLMSNAMHRGGLIGIPRRTAEPQYSGFAFDAGFSTVGELRFQIALGGTLLFVSLVLFLANVIVSLLESPMEGTFDDTLPPALSGPEDAPEVLDNLALWTGIALLLVVLAYVLPLGAIISEGGLFGPGTGTYPAWILEVIS, encoded by the coding sequence ATGAGCGACGAACTCAGCGGCTCTGAACTGTACCTCGACCGGTTCCCCGACGAAGCACAGGTCGTCCGAGCGGCGCTGTGGAGTTCCTTCGTCGCGCTGGGTATCGGTGGCCTCGGCGGCATCATTCAGGCGCTCCACCGGACGAACTACCTCCGAATCATCGATTCGGCGGATTACTACACCGTCCTTACGCTGCACGGCGTGTTGCTCGCCCTCTCCTTTACCACGTTCTTCCTCGTCGGCCTGTTCACGTGGGCGGTAACCCGGAGTCTCGACCGGCCGATGGTCGACATCCGGTTCACGTGGACGTGGTATCTCGTGATGGTCGCGGGGACGGTGATGGCGGCGATTCCGATTCTCGCCGGCTTCGTCGATTCGATACCGCTCAGCGCCGACGTGCTCTTTACGTTCTACGCGCCGCTGCAGGCCCATCCGCTCTTCTATGCGGGCCTTGCGGTGTTCATCATCGGGTCGTGGCTCGCCGGCCTCGACTTCTTCCGGACGTGGTGGGCCTGGCGGGACGAAAACGAGGGCGAGCGCATCCCGCTGCAGACGTTCATGGTGCTGACGACGATGCTGATGTGGTATATCGCGACGCTGGGCGTCGCCATCTCCGTCGTCGTCTTCCTGCTGCCGTGGTCGCTGGGTGTCTTCGAGCAGGTCAACGCGCTGTTGACGCGGACGCTGTTCTGGTACTTCGGCCACCCGGTCGTCTACTTCTGGCTGATGCCGGTCTACCTGCTGTGGTACACCGTCCTGCCGAAACTCGCCGGCGGCCGACTGTTCAGCGACCCGCTCGCACGCGTCGTGTTCGTCCTCTTCCTCCTGTTGTCGACGCCGACGGGCATCCACCACCAGTATCTGGACCCCGGCATCGCGGAGGGATTCAAGTTCATCGCGATGACGAACACGATGTTCCTGCTGTTGCCGAGCCTGCTGACGGCCTTCACCGTCGTCGCGAGCATCGAACACGGCGCCCGCCAGCGCGGCGGCGAGGGCTATCTCTCGTGGCTCGGCGACCTCCCGTGGCGTGACCCGGCCTTCACGGGTATGGCGCTTGCCGGCCTCATGTTCGCCGCCGCCGGCTTCTCCGGGATGGTCAACGCCGGGATGAACGTCAACTACCTCGTCCACAACACGCTGTGGGTGCCCGGCCACTTCCACCTCACCGTCGGGACGGCCGTCGCGCTGACGTTCATGGCGGCGACCTACTGGCTGCTGCCGCAGTTGACCCGGCGGGCGGTCTACAGCCGCCGTATCGGGCTGTTTCAGGTCCTGCTGTGGTTCGTCGGCATGACGCTGATGTCGAACGCGATGCACCGCGGCGGCCTCATCGGCATCCCGCGGCGGACCGCCGAACCGCAGTACTCCGGCTTCGCCTTCGATGCCGGCTTCAGCACCGTCGGCGAACTCCGCTTCCAGATTGCCCTCGGCGGGACGCTGCTGTTCGTCTCGCTCGTGTTGTTCCTCGCGAACGTCATCGTCTCGCTGCTGGAGTCGCCGATGGAGGGCACGTTCGACGACACGCTGCCGCCGGCGCTGTCCGGCCCGGAGGACGCCCCCGAGGTGCTCGATAACCTCGCGTTGTGGACCGGCATCGCGCTGCTGTTGGTCGTCCTCGCGTACGTCCTGCCCCTCGGCGCCATCATCTCTGAGGGCGGCCTGTTCGGCCCCGGAACGGGCACCTATCCGGCGTGGATACTGGAGGTGATTTCGTGA
- a CDS encoding heavy metal translocating P-type ATPase translates to MACRLCDLPTPDPPVTADDVDGAFCCRGCLEVQRRLGDDAEAAIEENEGPALGADEVPEGSEQTFLAVDGMTCSSCEVFVESLGRDIEGVETVEASYASELARVVYDPESVDADSLPDRLSGYGYEAHDPDEPADEDGDDVVRFLVGGGFFGMMAMLWYALFLYPTYFGYPPIVDLGGIGFVYVATNIWAFTSVVLFYTGYPLLRGAYVGLRAWRPNTDLLVSLAAVGAYAYSTLAMLVGHTELYFDVTIAVVLVVTAGTKYESRIKRRATDLLSELTRRQVEEAIRHPSGDRVDVGAVEAGDRLLVRPGDRVPVDGTVLEGSAAVDEALVTGESLPRSKNPGDDVRGGTVVTDAPLVVRAGEDVTSTLDRIVELLWRIQSARPGAQRLADRLATVFVPLVVLVAAATTAWLLASGTAPTAALLTGLTVLIVSCPCALGLATPLAVAAGTRTAAEDNVVVATPALFEAAPEADTVVFDKTGTLTRGAMTVRNVASTGDEKALLARAAALERFSSHPVAEAVVDAVENPPEATDIEEHDRGVSGRIDGERVLVGHPTLFEAREWTVPDDLADRADEIRTDGAVPVLVGRAGRAEGVVAVGDEPRPEWAEVAQSFADREVVVLTGDEGAAADRLREDPAVDRVFAGVKPAAKAETVRRLRADGTVAMVGDGSNDAPALAEADLGIAMAGGTQLATEAADAVIVDDDLRSVPAVFDIATATNRRIRTNLAWAFGYNAVAIPLAVVGLLNPLFAAGAMASSSLLVVLNSARSLR, encoded by the coding sequence ATGGCCTGTCGCCTCTGTGACCTGCCGACGCCCGACCCGCCCGTGACGGCCGACGACGTCGACGGCGCGTTCTGCTGTCGGGGTTGTCTGGAGGTTCAGCGCCGCCTCGGGGATGACGCCGAGGCGGCCATCGAGGAAAACGAGGGGCCGGCCCTCGGCGCCGACGAGGTTCCCGAGGGCTCCGAGCAGACGTTCCTCGCGGTCGACGGCATGACCTGTTCGAGTTGCGAGGTGTTCGTCGAGTCGCTGGGCCGGGACATCGAGGGCGTCGAGACCGTCGAGGCGAGTTACGCGAGCGAACTGGCCCGCGTCGTCTACGACCCCGAAAGCGTCGACGCCGACTCCCTCCCCGACCGGCTGTCGGGATACGGCTACGAGGCCCACGACCCCGACGAACCGGCCGACGAGGACGGCGACGACGTGGTTCGGTTCCTCGTCGGCGGCGGCTTCTTCGGCATGATGGCGATGCTGTGGTACGCCCTCTTCCTCTATCCGACCTACTTCGGCTATCCGCCAATCGTCGATTTGGGCGGTATCGGCTTCGTCTACGTCGCCACCAACATCTGGGCCTTCACCTCGGTCGTCCTCTTTTATACCGGCTATCCGCTGCTTCGCGGCGCCTACGTCGGCCTCCGGGCGTGGCGGCCGAACACCGACCTGCTGGTGTCGCTGGCGGCGGTCGGCGCCTACGCCTACAGCACGCTGGCGATGCTCGTCGGCCACACCGAACTCTACTTCGACGTGACCATCGCGGTCGTCCTCGTCGTGACCGCGGGCACCAAGTACGAATCCCGCATCAAGCGCCGGGCTACCGACCTGCTCTCGGAGTTGACGCGACGGCAGGTCGAGGAGGCGATTCGACACCCGAGCGGCGACCGGGTCGACGTCGGGGCCGTCGAGGCCGGCGACCGCCTGCTGGTTCGGCCTGGCGACCGCGTCCCCGTCGACGGGACGGTCCTCGAAGGCTCCGCGGCGGTCGACGAGGCGCTGGTGACCGGCGAGTCGCTGCCCCGAAGCAAGAACCCGGGCGACGATGTACGGGGCGGGACCGTCGTGACCGACGCGCCGCTTGTCGTCCGTGCCGGCGAAGATGTGACCAGCACGCTCGACCGCATCGTCGAGTTGCTCTGGCGGATTCAGAGCGCCCGCCCCGGCGCTCAGCGGTTGGCCGACCGACTGGCGACCGTCTTCGTCCCGCTTGTCGTCCTCGTCGCGGCCGCGACGACCGCGTGGCTGCTGGCGTCCGGAACGGCCCCGACCGCCGCACTCCTGACGGGGTTGACCGTCCTCATCGTCTCCTGTCCCTGCGCGCTCGGGCTGGCGACCCCGCTTGCGGTCGCAGCGGGGACCCGAACCGCTGCCGAGGACAACGTCGTCGTCGCCACGCCCGCGCTGTTCGAGGCCGCCCCCGAGGCCGACACCGTCGTCTTCGACAAGACCGGGACGCTGACGAGGGGAGCGATGACGGTTCGGAACGTCGCCTCGACCGGCGACGAAAAAGCACTGCTGGCGCGGGCGGCGGCACTGGAACGCTTCTCGTCGCACCCGGTGGCGGAGGCGGTCGTCGACGCCGTCGAGAACCCGCCGGAAGCGACCGATATCGAGGAACACGACCGTGGGGTTTCGGGGCGAATCGACGGCGAGCGCGTCCTCGTGGGGCATCCCACGCTCTTCGAGGCCCGCGAGTGGACCGTCCCCGACGACCTCGCCGACCGGGCCGACGAGATACGAACCGATGGCGCGGTGCCCGTCCTCGTCGGTCGGGCCGGCCGCGCCGAGGGCGTCGTGGCCGTCGGCGACGAGCCACGCCCCGAGTGGGCCGAGGTGGCCCAATCCTTCGCCGACCGGGAGGTGGTCGTGTTGACCGGCGACGAGGGGGCGGCCGCCGACCGCCTCCGCGAGGACCCCGCAGTCGACCGAGTGTTCGCGGGCGTCAAGCCGGCGGCGAAAGCCGAGACGGTGCGGCGACTCCGGGCCGACGGGACGGTAGCGATGGTCGGCGACGGCAGCAACGACGCGCCCGCGCTGGCGGAGGCGGACCTCGGCATCGCGATGGCCGGCGGCACGCAACTGGCGACGGAGGCCGCCGACGCCGTCATCGTCGACGACGACCTCCGCTCGGTGCCCGCGGTGTTCGACATCGCCACGGCGACGAACCGCCGCATCCGGACCAACCTCGCGTGGGCGTTCGGCTACAACGCCGTCGCCATCCCGCTGGCGGTCGTCGGCCTGCTCAACCCGCTTTTCGCCGCCGGTGCGATGGCCTCAAGCAGCCTGCTCGTCGTGCTCAATTCGGCGCGGTCGTTGCGCTGA
- a CDS encoding sulfite exporter TauE/SafE family protein encodes MALESAVGVDLAVFAVVGLLAGAHCLGMCGPLVTLYAERIDATRPDGGRRDGHLTPRALRQHTLFNLGRATSYGAVGALAGLLGGAVFESAAAIEGVGDGLRGGVGVGVGLLIVAVGVSYLLGGAGGLHRIVPDGAPLGRVVAAATDRVDRLAAGPGIIGLGALHGLFPCPIIYPAYLYAFAVGDPLRGGLSLFALGLGTIPTLLLYGTVIDAVDATRRRRLNRALGAAFVVLGYVLLAHGLMLFGVELPHPSLPYRPLSEVSHGLSPL; translated from the coding sequence ATGGCACTCGAAAGTGCCGTCGGAGTGGACCTCGCCGTCTTCGCCGTCGTGGGGCTGCTGGCCGGCGCCCACTGTCTCGGCATGTGCGGCCCGCTCGTGACGCTGTACGCCGAGCGCATCGACGCGACCCGCCCCGACGGCGGGCGACGGGACGGCCACCTCACCCCGAGAGCACTCCGCCAGCACACGCTTTTCAACCTCGGCCGGGCGACCAGTTACGGCGCCGTCGGCGCCCTCGCCGGCCTGCTCGGCGGGGCCGTCTTCGAGTCGGCCGCTGCCATCGAGGGCGTCGGCGACGGCCTTCGGGGCGGCGTCGGCGTCGGCGTCGGCCTGCTCATCGTCGCCGTCGGCGTCTCGTATCTGCTCGGCGGGGCGGGCGGCCTTCATCGAATCGTCCCCGACGGCGCGCCGCTGGGCCGGGTCGTCGCCGCCGCGACCGACCGCGTCGACCGACTGGCCGCCGGCCCCGGCATCATCGGCCTCGGGGCGCTCCACGGTCTCTTTCCCTGCCCCATCATCTATCCCGCGTATCTCTACGCCTTCGCCGTCGGCGACCCGCTCCGGGGCGGCCTGTCGCTTTTCGCGCTCGGATTGGGGACCATCCCGACGCTACTACTGTACGGCACCGTCATCGACGCCGTGGACGCGACCCGGCGGCGCCGCCTCAACCGCGCGCTCGGCGCGGCGTTCGTCGTGTTGGGCTACGTCCTGCTGGCCCACGGCCTGATGCTGTTCGGCGTCGAACTACCGCACCCGTCGCTGCCCTACCGACCGCTTTCCGAGGTGAGCCATGGCCTGTCGCCTCTGTGA
- a CDS encoding CbaC protein, whose translation MTSRISRGGLLVILAFLVPVIVELRTLAGFLGIRLSTTQFLVAAVALVVAVLGFVAVWNMRADENGTNASGGV comes from the coding sequence GTGACCAGCCGTATCTCTCGCGGGGGCCTGCTCGTCATCCTCGCCTTCCTCGTGCCGGTCATCGTCGAGTTGCGGACCCTCGCCGGGTTCCTCGGTATCCGGCTGTCGACGACCCAGTTCCTCGTCGCCGCGGTAGCGCTGGTCGTCGCCGTCCTCGGCTTCGTCGCGGTGTGGAACATGCGGGCCGACGAGAACGGCACGAACGCCTCCGGGGGTGTCTGA